A portion of the Pseudomonas protegens CHA0 genome contains these proteins:
- a CDS encoding ketopantoate reductase family protein — MNITILGAGAMGSLFGGLLAQSGQQVTLLDINDGHLAAIRSDGLLLATDSGERRITGLHASRPEQATGHPDLLLVFTKTLHTDSALRSVAGHIAGHTLVLTLQNGLGNAEALSRHVAPQQVLIGMTNWPADMVGPGQVHSHGQGMVRVLALDSRERNASQEVAAVLDAAGLNCAVDPQVWTSIWEKVAFNAALNSLCAATGCTVGQLDAAPEGVALARSIVLEVVAVARSQGIELDAQGCLDSVAFAIAHHRTHKPSMLQDVLAGRPTEIGSINGQVLERARQAGVPVPHTETLLGLLRLIEKRAAS; from the coding sequence ATGAACATCACCATTCTTGGCGCGGGCGCCATGGGTTCGCTGTTTGGCGGCCTGCTGGCGCAAAGCGGCCAGCAGGTAACCCTGCTGGACATCAACGACGGGCACCTTGCGGCGATCCGCAGCGACGGCCTGCTGCTGGCCACCGACAGCGGCGAGCGGCGCATTACCGGCCTGCACGCCAGCCGTCCGGAGCAGGCCACGGGGCACCCCGACCTGTTGCTGGTCTTCACCAAGACCCTGCACACCGACAGTGCCTTGCGCAGTGTCGCCGGGCATATCGCCGGCCACACCCTCGTACTGACCCTGCAGAACGGCCTGGGCAATGCCGAGGCGCTATCCCGGCATGTGGCCCCGCAGCAGGTGCTGATCGGCATGACCAACTGGCCCGCCGACATGGTCGGGCCGGGGCAGGTGCATTCCCACGGCCAGGGCATGGTGCGGGTGCTGGCCCTCGATAGCCGCGAGCGCAACGCCAGCCAGGAGGTGGCGGCGGTGCTGGACGCTGCCGGGCTGAACTGTGCGGTGGACCCGCAGGTCTGGACCTCTATCTGGGAGAAGGTGGCCTTCAACGCCGCCTTGAACAGCCTGTGCGCCGCCACCGGCTGCACCGTGGGCCAGCTGGACGCAGCGCCGGAAGGCGTGGCCCTGGCCCGGTCCATTGTGCTGGAGGTGGTGGCGGTGGCCAGGTCCCAGGGAATAGAGCTGGATGCCCAGGGCTGCCTGGACAGTGTGGCGTTCGCCATTGCCCATCACCGCACCCACAAGCCTTCGATGTTGCAGGACGTGCTGGCAGGGCGGCCCACGGAGATCGGCTCCATCAATGGCCAGGTGCTGGAACGGGCGCGGCAGGCGGGGGTGCCTGTGCCCCACACCGAAACCCTGCTGGGCCTGCTGCGCCTGATCGAAAAGCGCGCCGCCTCGTAG
- a CDS encoding feruloyl-CoA synthase has translation MSCQFRAPSPPVAEPPRYRQVSIGRPAVAVSEEQGVLHMRSLEPLAPLPQRLLDRLLHWARVRPEQTFIAAREDGGDWRRVSYGQMLDSVRAIAQGLLGYGLSADKPLALLSGNDIEHLQLALGAMYAGIPYCPVSPAYSLLSQDFAKLRHVCDLLQPGLVFVSDAGAYQRAIDAVLPPETPLICVRGQVPGRRQASFASLLAEPGAAEADAAFAATGPDSIAKFLFTSGSTKLPKAVITTQRMLCANQQMLLQTFPVFGEEPPVLVDWLPWNHTFGGSHNVGIVLYNGGSFYLDDGKPTAQGFAETLRNLKEISPTAYLTVPKGWEELVNALEQDAELRECFFKRMSLFFFAAAGLSQSVWDRLDRVAEQHCGERIRMMAGLGMTEAAPSCTFTTGPLSMAGYIGLPAPGCEVRLVPVDGKLEGRFRGPHIMPGYWRAAQQTAEVFDALGFYCSGDALKLADPHDPQLGLMFDGRIAEDFKLSSGVFVSVGPLRNRAVLEGSPYVQDLVVAAPDRECLGALVFPRLYECRRLAGLAAEASDAQVLASAPVRQWFGDWLQRLNRDASGNASRLEWIALQVEPASIDRGEITDKGSINQRAVLQWRAEQVEDLYRGREPSILRAEPKP, from the coding sequence GTGAGTTGCCAATTCAGAGCGCCATCCCCACCCGTGGCCGAGCCGCCGCGTTACCGTCAGGTGTCCATTGGCCGGCCGGCGGTTGCCGTCAGTGAAGAGCAGGGCGTGTTGCATATGCGTTCCCTGGAACCTCTGGCGCCCTTGCCGCAGCGCTTGCTCGATCGTCTGTTGCACTGGGCCCGGGTGCGTCCCGAGCAGACCTTCATCGCCGCCCGCGAGGACGGCGGCGACTGGCGCCGGGTCAGCTATGGGCAGATGCTCGACAGCGTGCGCGCCATCGCCCAGGGCCTGCTCGGCTACGGTTTGTCGGCCGACAAGCCGCTGGCGCTGCTCTCGGGCAATGACATCGAACACCTGCAACTGGCCCTGGGCGCGATGTACGCCGGGATTCCCTATTGTCCGGTGTCGCCGGCCTATTCGCTGCTGTCCCAGGACTTTGCCAAGCTGCGCCACGTCTGCGACCTGTTGCAGCCGGGGCTGGTGTTTGTCAGCGATGCTGGCGCCTACCAGCGGGCCATCGACGCGGTGCTGCCACCCGAGACGCCGCTGATCTGCGTGCGCGGCCAGGTGCCGGGGCGACGCCAGGCGAGCTTCGCCAGCCTGCTGGCCGAGCCCGGTGCTGCCGAGGCCGATGCGGCCTTTGCCGCCACCGGCCCGGACAGCATCGCCAAGTTTCTCTTCACCTCGGGCTCGACCAAGCTGCCCAAGGCGGTGATCACCACCCAGCGCATGCTCTGCGCCAACCAGCAGATGCTGTTGCAGACCTTCCCGGTGTTCGGTGAAGAGCCGCCGGTGCTGGTGGACTGGCTGCCCTGGAACCACACCTTCGGTGGCAGCCATAACGTCGGCATCGTGCTCTACAACGGCGGCAGTTTTTATCTGGACGATGGCAAGCCCACGGCCCAGGGCTTTGCCGAAACCTTGCGTAACCTCAAGGAGATTTCGCCCACCGCCTACCTGACCGTGCCCAAGGGCTGGGAGGAGCTGGTCAATGCCCTGGAGCAGGATGCCGAGCTGCGCGAGTGTTTTTTCAAGCGCATGAGCCTGTTCTTCTTCGCCGCCGCCGGGCTTTCGCAAAGTGTCTGGGACCGCCTGGACCGGGTCGCCGAGCAGCATTGCGGCGAACGTATCCGCATGATGGCCGGGCTCGGCATGACCGAGGCCGCGCCGTCTTGCACCTTCACCACCGGGCCGCTGTCGATGGCCGGTTACATCGGCCTGCCGGCGCCGGGTTGCGAGGTGCGCCTGGTGCCGGTGGACGGCAAGCTCGAAGGGCGTTTTCGCGGGCCGCACATCATGCCCGGCTACTGGCGCGCGGCGCAGCAGACCGCCGAGGTGTTCGATGCCCTGGGCTTCTACTGCTCGGGGGATGCGCTCAAGCTCGCCGACCCCCACGACCCGCAGTTGGGGCTGATGTTCGACGGGCGCATCGCCGAGGATTTCAAGTTGTCGTCCGGGGTGTTTGTCAGCGTTGGCCCGCTGCGCAATCGCGCGGTGCTCGAAGGCTCGCCCTATGTCCAGGACCTGGTGGTGGCCGCACCGGACCGCGAGTGCCTGGGCGCCCTGGTGTTCCCACGGCTGTATGAATGCCGGCGGCTGGCGGGGCTGGCCGCCGAGGCCAGCGACGCCCAGGTGCTGGCCAGCGCGCCGGTGCGCCAGTGGTTCGGCGACTGGTTGCAGCGCCTGAACCGCGACGCCAGCGGCAATGCCAGCCGCCTGGAGTGGATCGCCCTGCAGGTAGAGCCGGCGTCCATCGACCGCGGGGAAATCACCGACAAGGGCTCGATCAACCAGCGCGCGGTGTTGCAGTGGCGCGCCGAACAGGTCGAGGACCTGTATCGCGGCCGCGAGCCGTCGATCCTGCGCGCCGAGCCCAAGCCATGA
- a CDS encoding acyl-CoA dehydrogenase, which yields MWSYQAPLRDMQFVLEHWLEAPEAWRRSPAFEALDLPLALQVLEQAARFSQDVLAPLNASGDRQGCQWADGQVSTPQGFAEAYRAYVEGGWPALACAEALGGQGLPQLLDAALQEMLYASNHAWAMYTGIAHGAYLCLKTHGAPWLQERYLPEIISGASLPTMCLTEPQAGSDVGLLRCRAEPQADGSYRLSGSKLFISGGEHDLTDNILHLVLARLPGAPEGSRGISLFLVPKRLQQGQGNGVRCDGIEHKMGIKGSATCSLVFEAAQGWLVGEAHRGLAAMFVMMNSARLHVGLQGLGHVEAAWQNARDYAGERQQMRAPLRPAGVAAQAADPIRYHPAMRRVLLELRVTSEGLRAIGYWAAHLLDQAEHHPEPQVRRQADQLAQLLTPIIKAFFTEQGFRQASNALQVFGGYGYVAEFAIEQTLRDSRIAMIYEGSNEIQANDLLLRKVLGDGGQGFALLLEQLRDEAGHGAQVPECVGFARSLADLAEALQALVAQVQQWALEDAEYPYRAAGDFLALCGLSLLALAWARAARVSHSLPEGDPLRGAKLETAGFFFSYLLPQVEQRMTAVRGARAALAFI from the coding sequence ATGTGGAGCTACCAGGCGCCGCTGCGCGATATGCAATTTGTCCTTGAGCACTGGCTGGAGGCCCCCGAAGCGTGGCGTCGCAGCCCGGCGTTCGAGGCGCTGGACCTGCCCCTGGCGCTGCAGGTGCTGGAGCAGGCCGCGCGTTTCAGCCAGGACGTACTGGCGCCGCTGAATGCCAGCGGCGATCGCCAGGGTTGCCAGTGGGCAGACGGGCAGGTCAGCACCCCACAGGGTTTTGCCGAGGCCTATCGGGCCTATGTCGAGGGCGGCTGGCCGGCCCTGGCCTGCGCCGAAGCTTTGGGTGGCCAGGGCCTGCCGCAGCTGCTGGACGCGGCGCTGCAAGAGATGCTCTATGCCAGCAACCACGCCTGGGCCATGTACACCGGCATCGCCCACGGCGCCTACTTGTGCCTCAAGACCCACGGCGCGCCCTGGCTCCAGGAGCGCTACCTGCCCGAGATCATCAGCGGCGCGAGCCTGCCCACCATGTGCCTGACCGAGCCCCAGGCCGGCAGTGATGTCGGCCTGTTGCGCTGTCGTGCCGAGCCCCAGGCCGATGGCAGCTATCGCCTCAGCGGCAGCAAGCTGTTCATTTCCGGCGGCGAGCATGACCTCACCGACAACATCCTGCATCTGGTGCTGGCCCGGCTGCCGGGCGCGCCGGAGGGCAGCCGGGGAATCTCGCTGTTCCTGGTGCCCAAGCGCTTGCAGCAGGGCCAGGGCAACGGCGTGCGCTGCGACGGCATCGAACACAAGATGGGGATCAAGGGCAGCGCCACCTGTTCCCTGGTGTTCGAGGCGGCCCAGGGCTGGCTAGTGGGCGAGGCCCATCGCGGCCTGGCAGCGATGTTCGTGATGATGAATTCGGCGCGCCTGCACGTGGGCCTGCAAGGCCTGGGGCATGTCGAAGCGGCGTGGCAGAACGCCCGTGACTACGCTGGCGAACGCCAACAGATGCGTGCGCCATTGCGCCCCGCCGGTGTCGCCGCCCAGGCCGCCGACCCGATTCGCTACCACCCGGCCATGCGCCGCGTGCTGCTGGAATTGCGCGTCACCAGCGAAGGCCTGCGGGCCATCGGCTACTGGGCCGCGCACCTGCTGGACCAGGCCGAGCATCACCCTGAACCCCAGGTCCGGCGCCAGGCCGATCAGCTGGCGCAACTGCTGACGCCGATCATCAAGGCGTTCTTTACCGAGCAGGGCTTTCGTCAGGCCAGCAACGCCTTGCAGGTCTTCGGCGGCTACGGCTACGTCGCCGAGTTCGCCATCGAGCAGACCCTGCGCGATAGCCGCATCGCCATGATCTACGAAGGCAGCAACGAGATTCAGGCCAACGACCTGCTGTTGCGCAAGGTGCTGGGGGATGGCGGGCAGGGCTTCGCGCTGTTGCTTGAGCAATTGCGCGATGAGGCCGGGCACGGCGCCCAGGTGCCCGAGTGCGTGGGGTTCGCCCGGTCGTTGGCGGATCTGGCCGAGGCGTTGCAGGCACTGGTTGCCCAGGTGCAGCAGTGGGCGCTGGAGGATGCCGAGTACCCGTATCGCGCGGCCGGGGATTTTCTGGCGTTGTGTGGCCTGAGCCTGCTGGCGCTGGCCTGGGCTCGGGCGGCGCGGGTCTCGCACAGTTTGCCCGAGGGCGATCCGCTGCGTGGGGCGAAGCTTGAGACGGCGGGGTTCTTTTTCAGCTACCTGTTGCCCCAGGTCGAACAGCGGATGACGGCGGTGCGCGGCGCCCGGGCGGCGCTGGCCTTTATCTGA
- a CDS encoding thiolase family protein yields MNGAGQYSGFADVAILEALRTPWVDLGGDLAEISPIDLGIKVGREVLLRAGIDARAVDSVLAGSMAQASFDAYLLPRHIGLYSGVGQAVPALGVQRICATGFELLRQAAEQVRGEVQLALCVASESMSRNPIAAYTHRGGFRLGAAVQFKDFLWEALYDPAPGLDMIATADNLARRYGLTREAVDGYACASHQRALAAQQAGWFAPEIVAVSQQTFELDGYRPRGICLPRGVETVSQDSHPRPSELSALARLRTIHEGGVQTAGNSCAVVDGAAAALVGRASACRDRPLALLRASAVVGVAPELMGIGPAPAIRLLLQRSGLSLTQIGRLEVNEAQAAQVLAVARELELDSDRLNVQGGSLALGHPLAASGLRLVLTLARQLREHNLRYGIAAACVGGGQGMALLIENPAWRG; encoded by the coding sequence ATGAACGGCGCCGGGCAGTACAGCGGGTTTGCCGATGTGGCGATCCTTGAGGCGTTGCGCACGCCCTGGGTCGACCTTGGCGGGGACCTGGCCGAGATCTCGCCGATCGATCTGGGGATCAAGGTCGGGCGCGAGGTACTGCTGCGCGCCGGCATCGATGCCCGGGCGGTGGACAGCGTGCTGGCCGGTTCCATGGCCCAGGCCAGTTTCGACGCCTACCTGCTGCCTCGGCACATCGGCCTGTACAGCGGTGTCGGGCAAGCGGTGCCGGCCCTGGGGGTGCAGCGCATCTGCGCCACCGGTTTCGAGCTGCTGCGCCAGGCAGCCGAGCAGGTGCGGGGCGAGGTGCAACTGGCGTTGTGCGTGGCCAGTGAATCGATGTCGCGCAACCCGATTGCCGCCTACACCCATCGCGGCGGCTTCCGCCTGGGGGCGGCGGTGCAGTTCAAGGACTTTTTATGGGAGGCACTGTACGACCCGGCGCCGGGGCTGGACATGATCGCCACCGCCGACAACCTGGCCCGGCGTTACGGCCTGACCCGCGAAGCCGTGGACGGCTATGCCTGCGCCAGCCATCAGCGGGCCCTGGCGGCCCAGCAGGCGGGCTGGTTCGCGCCGGAAATCGTCGCCGTGAGCCAGCAGACCTTCGAGCTCGACGGTTATCGACCGCGCGGCATTTGCCTGCCGCGTGGAGTCGAGACAGTCAGCCAGGACAGCCATCCGCGCCCCAGTGAGCTTTCTGCCCTGGCGCGATTGCGGACGATTCACGAAGGCGGGGTGCAGACCGCCGGCAACAGCTGCGCGGTGGTCGATGGCGCGGCGGCGGCCCTGGTTGGTCGGGCGTCGGCTTGCAGGGACAGGCCCCTGGCGCTGTTGCGGGCCAGTGCGGTGGTCGGGGTGGCGCCGGAGCTCATGGGTATCGGTCCGGCCCCGGCGATCCGCCTGCTCCTGCAGCGCAGCGGCTTGAGTCTGACGCAGATTGGCCGCCTTGAAGTCAACGAGGCCCAGGCGGCCCAGGTGCTGGCCGTAGCCCGGGAGTTGGAACTGGACAGTGATCGCCTGAATGTCCAGGGCGGCTCCCTGGCCCTGGGTCATCCCCTGGCCGCCAGCGGCCTGCGCCTGGTGCTGACCCTGGCCCGGCAACTGCGCGAGCACAACCTGCGCTACGGGATCGCCGCCGCCTGCGTGGGAGGTGGCCAGGGCATGGCGCTGTTGATCGAAAACCCGGCCTGGCGCGGCTGA
- a CDS encoding MFS transporter, with translation MNTTSVTAVIDDAPQPARSGSTHADIGTLLDHGPFTGMQKLVVLLAALSIVMDGFDGQLIGFAIPLMIKEWGITREAFAPAVAAGLIGMGIGSACAGLFADRFGRRMAIIASVFVFGAATCAIGLAPNALAVAALRFIAGLGIGGALPSATTVTAEFTPARRRTLAVTATIVCVPLGGMLAGLFASHVLPLYGWRTLFFIGGSLPIVLGFALLATLPESPRFLARRPQRWNELGTLLGRMGRPMAAGVVYTDALEQKSEKQGGFRALFALGYGRDTLALWVAFFMCLTAVYSAFSWLPTMLLSEGLELSVAGSGLTAYNLGGVIGALVCAVAITRWGSFWPLLICCAGGAASAFLLQVVDIHQDTGLLIFGFGVHGLFVNAVQSTMFALCAFIYPTSVRATGTASALAFGRLGAILSAFAGALVITQGGANGYLTLLGSVMVMALLALLIVGRHIPRRLPGQS, from the coding sequence ATGAACACGACTTCGGTCACTGCTGTGATAGATGACGCGCCCCAGCCGGCGCGTTCCGGTTCCACCCACGCCGACATCGGCACCTTGCTCGACCATGGCCCCTTCACCGGCATGCAGAAGCTGGTGGTGTTGCTGGCGGCGCTGTCCATCGTCATGGACGGCTTCGACGGCCAACTGATCGGCTTTGCCATTCCGCTGATGATCAAGGAGTGGGGCATCACCCGCGAGGCGTTCGCTCCGGCGGTGGCGGCCGGGCTGATCGGCATGGGCATCGGCAGTGCCTGTGCCGGTCTGTTTGCCGACCGGTTCGGCCGGCGCATGGCGATCATTGCCAGTGTCTTCGTGTTCGGTGCGGCCACTTGCGCCATTGGCCTGGCGCCCAATGCGCTGGCGGTGGCGGCCCTGCGTTTTATCGCCGGGCTGGGCATCGGTGGCGCGCTGCCCAGCGCCACCACGGTGACGGCCGAGTTCACCCCGGCGCGGCGGCGTACCCTGGCGGTGACGGCCACCATTGTCTGCGTGCCCCTGGGCGGGATGCTGGCGGGGTTGTTCGCCTCCCATGTGTTGCCGCTGTACGGCTGGCGCACCCTGTTTTTCATCGGCGGCAGCCTGCCCATCGTCCTGGGCTTTGCCTTGCTGGCGACGCTGCCGGAGTCGCCGCGCTTTCTGGCGCGCCGGCCCCAGCGCTGGAACGAGCTGGGCACCTTGCTCGGGCGCATGGGCCGGCCGATGGCGGCGGGGGTGGTCTACACCGATGCCCTGGAGCAGAAGAGCGAGAAGCAGGGTGGTTTCCGCGCCTTGTTCGCCCTGGGCTACGGGCGTGACACCCTGGCCCTCTGGGTGGCGTTCTTCATGTGCCTGACCGCGGTCTACAGCGCCTTCAGCTGGCTGCCCACCATGCTGCTGTCCGAAGGCCTGGAGCTGTCGGTGGCCGGTTCCGGGCTGACCGCCTACAACCTGGGCGGGGTGATCGGGGCACTGGTGTGCGCGGTGGCCATCACTCGCTGGGGTTCGTTCTGGCCGCTGCTGATCTGCTGCGCCGGCGGCGCGGCCAGCGCCTTCCTGTTGCAGGTGGTGGACATCCACCAGGACACCGGGCTGCTGATCTTCGGCTTCGGCGTGCACGGCCTGTTCGTCAACGCCGTGCAGTCCACCATGTTTGCCCTGTGCGCCTTTATCTACCCCACCAGTGTGCGCGCCACGGGCACCGCATCGGCCCTGGCCTTCGGGCGCCTGGGGGCGATCCTCAGTGCCTTCGCCGGAGCCCTGGTGATCACCCAGGGCGGCGCCAACGGCTACCTCACGCTGCTGGGTTCGGTGATGGTCATGGCGCTGCTGGCGCTGCTGATCGTGGGCCGGCACATTCCCCGGCGTCTGCCGGGCCAGTCATGA
- a CDS encoding LysR family transcriptional regulator produces MSHIDLNLIRTFVTLYEARSVTLAAERLFVTQPSVSYGLARLRELFDDGLFSRTRDGIQPSQLADELYPAFRESLTRIENTVHSTRRFDPATTERRFRIALSDLGEMGFLPLILARLNQQAPEAEVEVLPLQVDQAGEWLSSAKVDALICRKPLTGTRSQVLIRERYVCLLSDRHPRIGTQLSLEQFLAERHIAVTRTTGHGSVEDVLKQMGARRRISLHVPHFSVLPKVLPGTDLLTVLPAQIARLFTLEGGLRQLELPFSVGEFEVSLHWHPNSDSSAALSWFRQAVAAAIIDGQS; encoded by the coding sequence ATGAGCCACATCGATCTGAACCTGATCCGCACCTTCGTCACCCTCTACGAAGCCCGCAGCGTGACCCTGGCCGCCGAGCGCCTGTTCGTCACCCAGCCCTCGGTCAGCTACGGCCTGGCGCGGCTGCGCGAGCTGTTCGACGACGGCCTGTTCAGCCGCACCCGGGACGGCATCCAGCCCAGCCAACTGGCCGATGAGCTGTACCCGGCCTTTCGCGAATCCCTGACGCGGATCGAGAACACCGTGCACAGCACCCGGCGCTTCGACCCGGCGACCACCGAACGGCGCTTTCGCATCGCCCTCTCCGACCTTGGCGAAATGGGCTTCCTGCCGCTGATCCTGGCGCGCCTGAACCAGCAGGCCCCCGAGGCTGAAGTCGAAGTCCTGCCGCTGCAGGTGGACCAGGCCGGCGAGTGGCTCAGCAGCGCCAAGGTCGACGCGCTGATCTGCCGCAAACCCTTGACCGGCACCCGCAGCCAGGTGCTGATCCGCGAGCGCTACGTGTGCCTGCTCAGCGACCGCCATCCGCGCATCGGCACCCAGCTGAGCCTGGAGCAGTTCCTCGCCGAGCGGCACATCGCCGTGACCCGCACCACCGGCCACGGCAGCGTCGAGGACGTGCTCAAGCAGATGGGCGCCCGGCGCCGCATCAGCCTGCACGTGCCGCACTTCTCGGTGCTGCCCAAAGTGCTGCCCGGCACCGACCTGCTGACCGTGCTGCCAGCGCAGATCGCCCGCCTGTTCACCCTCGAAGGCGGCCTGCGGCAACTGGAACTGCCGTTTTCCGTGGGGGAGTTCGAAGTCTCGCTGCACTGGCACCCCAACAGCGACAGCTCCGCCGCCCTGAGCTGGTTCCGCCAGGCCGTGGCCGCGGCGATCATCGACGGCCAGTCTTGA
- the mdlC gene encoding benzoylformate decarboxylase, which translates to MKTVHSASYDILRQQGLTTVFGNPGSNELPFLKGFPEDFRYILGLHEGAVVGMADGFALASGQPAFVNLHAAAGTGNGMGALTNAWYSHSPLVITAGQQVRSMIGVEAMLANVDAPQLPKPLVKWSAEPACAEDVPRALSQAIHMANQAPKGPVYLSIPYDDWARPAPAGVEHLARRQVATAGLPSAAQLRSLVQRLAAARNPVLVLGPDVDGSQSNHLAVQLAEKLRMPAWVAPSASRCPFPTRHPSFRGVLPAAIAGISRCLADHDLILVVGAPVFRYHQFAPGDYLPAGTELLHITCDPGEAARAPMGDALVGDIAETLQALVWALPDCDRPQPQALPPAAPVEELGGLLRPETVFDVIDELAPKDAIYVKESTSTVGAFWQRVEMREPGSYYFPAAGGLGFGLPAAVGVQLARPERRVIGVIGDGSANYGITALWTAAQYQIPVVFIILKNGTYGALRWFAGVLQVSDAPGLDVPGLDFCAIGRGYGVHSVQANTREAFAQALSEALAGDRPVLIEVPTLTIEP; encoded by the coding sequence ATGAAAACCGTCCATAGCGCCTCCTACGACATCCTGCGGCAACAAGGCCTGACCACCGTGTTCGGCAACCCGGGTTCCAACGAGCTGCCCTTTCTCAAGGGCTTCCCCGAAGACTTCCGCTACATCCTCGGCCTGCATGAAGGCGCGGTGGTGGGCATGGCCGACGGCTTCGCCCTGGCCAGCGGCCAGCCGGCCTTCGTCAACCTGCACGCCGCGGCCGGCACCGGCAATGGCATGGGCGCCCTGACCAATGCCTGGTACTCCCACAGCCCGTTGGTGATCACCGCCGGCCAGCAGGTGCGCTCGATGATCGGCGTCGAGGCGATGCTGGCCAACGTCGATGCACCGCAGCTGCCCAAGCCCCTGGTCAAGTGGAGCGCCGAGCCGGCCTGCGCCGAGGACGTGCCACGGGCCCTGAGCCAGGCGATCCACATGGCCAACCAGGCGCCCAAGGGCCCGGTGTACCTGTCCATTCCCTACGACGACTGGGCCCGCCCGGCGCCGGCCGGGGTCGAGCATCTGGCCCGGCGCCAGGTGGCCACTGCCGGGCTGCCCTCGGCGGCGCAATTGCGTTCGCTGGTGCAGCGCCTGGCGGCAGCGCGCAACCCGGTGCTGGTGCTGGGGCCGGATGTGGATGGCAGCCAGAGCAACCACCTGGCCGTGCAACTGGCGGAGAAACTGCGCATGCCGGCCTGGGTCGCGCCGTCCGCTTCGCGCTGCCCGTTTCCCACCCGTCACCCGAGCTTTCGCGGGGTGCTGCCGGCAGCCATTGCCGGCATCAGCCGCTGCCTGGCGGACCACGACCTGATCCTGGTGGTGGGGGCCCCGGTATTCCGCTACCACCAGTTCGCCCCGGGGGACTACCTGCCCGCGGGCACCGAGCTGCTGCACATCACCTGCGACCCCGGCGAAGCGGCGCGCGCGCCCATGGGCGATGCGCTGGTGGGGGACATCGCCGAGACCCTGCAGGCCCTGGTCTGGGCGCTGCCGGATTGCGACCGGCCGCAGCCCCAGGCCTTGCCGCCGGCTGCTCCGGTCGAGGAGCTGGGCGGCCTGCTGCGCCCGGAAACCGTGTTCGACGTGATCGATGAGCTGGCGCCCAAGGATGCGATCTACGTCAAGGAGTCCACCTCCACCGTAGGCGCCTTCTGGCAGCGGGTGGAAATGCGCGAACCCGGCAGCTACTACTTCCCGGCCGCCGGTGGCCTGGGCTTCGGCCTGCCAGCGGCGGTGGGGGTGCAACTGGCCCGGCCGGAGCGGCGGGTGATCGGGGTCATTGGCGACGGCTCGGCCAACTACGGTATCACCGCGCTGTGGACGGCCGCCCAGTACCAGATCCCGGTGGTGTTCATCATCCTCAAGAACGGCACCTATGGCGCCCTGCGCTGGTTCGCCGGTGTGCTGCAGGTCAGCGACGCCCCGGGCCTGGACGTGCCCGGCCTGGACTTCTGCGCCATCGGCCGCGGCTATGGCGTGCACTCGGTGCAGGCCAACACCCGCGAGGCGTTCGCCCAGGCCCTGAGTGAGGCCCTGGCGGGCGACCGCCCGGTACTGATCGAGGTGCCGACCCTGACCATCGAACCCTGA